A genomic segment from Oncorhynchus keta strain PuntledgeMale-10-30-2019 chromosome 9, Oket_V2, whole genome shotgun sequence encodes:
- the ndor1 gene encoding NADPH-dependent diflavin oxidoreductase 1 — MSAPKLLILYGSQTGTAQDTAERIGRQAQRRGLQVKAEALDSYNVANLISESLVVFVCSTTGQGDPPDNMKNFWRFVFRKSLPAGSLCRLDCAVLGLGDSSYPKFNFVAKKLHKRLMQLGASVLLPVGLADDQHDLGADGVIDPWLTSFWERAQALYPTPAGQSLISVDEPLPPRFVVRFLDDVTENRADRRSVLEPPISPSQTHTFPGRVVSNKRVTHASHFQDVRHIEFDITGSDIEFTAGDVVMMRPCNTPEDVEQFCQLLRLDPDRQFTLSPTNCDTGSVPARLAQPCTVRHLVESFLDIAAVPRRSFFELLATFATNELEREKLSEFNSAQGQDELHAYCNRPRRTALEVLTDFPHTTAELSVDYLLDLFPEIQPRSFSIASSLLAHPNRIQILLAVVHYKTKMHLPRKGLCSSWLASLDPTQGDVYVPLWVKKGSMKFPKDPYSPVIMVGPGTGVAPFRSALQERIAQGKTANVLYFGCRSQSKDFYCSSEWEEMEKAGQLTLFTAFSRDQEDKIYVQQRVQEQAELLWDLIANKNGYFYIAGNAKQMPTAVCDALKEGFQSQGGVSSAEADEMLVAMERAGRFQSETWS, encoded by the exons ATGTCAGCCCCAAAGCTGTTGATTCTATATGGGAGCCAGACGGGCACTGCCCAGGACACGGCCGAGCGGATCGGACGTCAGGCGCAAAGGAGGGGATTGCAAGTGAAAGCGGAGGCTCTTGACAGTTACAATGTG GCTAACCTCATCTCTGAGTCACTGGTTGTATTCGTGTGTTCCACCACTGGCCAAGGAGATCCACCAGACAACATGAAG AATTTCTGGCGGTTCGTGTTTAGGAAGTCTCTCCCCGCTGGATCTCTGTGTCGCCTAGACTGTGCCGTGCTGGGCTTGGGTGATTCCTCCTATCCCAA GTTCAACTTTGTGGCCAAGAAGCTTCACAAGCGCCTTATGCAGCTGGGGGCCAGTGTGCTGCTGCCTGTGGGACTGGCAGATGACCAGCACGACCTGGG CGCAGATGGGGTGATTGACCCCTGGCTCACGTCATTCTGGGAGAGGGCACAAGCTCTATACCCAACACCTGCAGGCCAGAGTCTTATCAGTGTGGATGAACC ACTCCCTCCGAGGTTCGTTGTCAGATTTCTGGATGATGTCACTGAGAATAGGGCGGATAGGCGAAGCGTGCTAGAGCCGCCGATCTCGCCCTCTCAGACACACACCTTTCCAGGCAGGGTGGTATCCAATAAAAGGGTTACGCACGCCTCCCACTTCCAGGATGTTCGACACATTGAGTTTGACATCACAGGCTCAGATATTGA GTTCACTGCTGGGGATGTGGTGATGATGAGACCTTGTAACACCCCTGAGGACGTGGAGCAGTTCTGTCAGCTCCTGAGACTGGACCCTGATCGCCAGTTCACCCTCAGCCCCACAAACTGCGACACAG gTTCGGTCCCAGCCCGCCTGGCCCAACCTTGCACGGTTCGGCATCTGGTGGAGAGCTTCCTGGACATAGCGGCAGTGCCTCGTCGCTCCTTCTTCGAGCTCCTCGCCACCTTTGCCACCAATGAGCTGGAGCGGGAGAAGCTGTCTGAGTTTAACTCTGCCCAGGGCCAGGACGAGCTGCATGCCTACTGCAACAGGCCGCGACGCACCGCCTTGGAG GTGTTGACCGACTTCCCCCACACGACAGCAGAGCTGAGTGTAGACTACCTACTGGACCTGTTCCCTGAGATTCAGCCTCGCTCCTTCTCCATTGCCTCCTCCCTGCTG GCACATCCCAACAGGATCCAGATACTGCTAGCTGTGGTGCACTACAAAACCAAGATGCACCTGCCACGCAAGGGCCTGTGTTCCTCCTGGCTAGCCTCACTGGACCCCACACAAG GGGATGTTTATGTGCCTTTGTGGGTGAAGAAGGGGAGTATGAAGTTCCCTAAAGACCCCTACTCCCCTGTGATCATGGTTGGGCCTGGAACGGGAGTGGCTCCTTTCAGGTCTGCTCTGCAGGAGAGGATAGCCCAGGGCAAGACTG CCAATGTGCTGTATTTTGGCTGCCGGTCCCAGTCTAAGGATTTCTACTGCAGCTCAGaatgggaggagatggagaaagcAGGGCAGCTGACACTCTTCACAGCTTTCTCCAGGGACCAG GAAGACAAGATTTATGTGCAACAGCGTGTGCAGGAGCAAGCTGAGCTGCTATGGGACCTGATCGCCAATAAGAACGGCTACTTTTACATCGCAGG CAACGCCAAACAGATGCCGACGGCAGTGTGTGACGCCCTGAAGGAGGGCTTTCAGAGCCAAGGGGGCGTGTCCTCTGCCGAGGCGGACGAGATGCTGGTCGCCATGGAGAGGGCAGGCCGATTCCAGAGCGAGACCTGGTCCTGA
- the ntmt1 gene encoding N-terminal Xaa-Pro-Lys N-methyltransferase 1 isoform X6, protein MGDGVQNETVFYSKAENYWREVAPTVDGMLGGYGKISNIDIDGSKKFLQKFLGQGEGKTGNGCALDCGAGIGRITKRLLLPLFNTVDLVDVTQEFLDQAKVYLGDDSKRVENYFCLGLQDFIPQDRRYDVIWIQWVIGHLTDDHLVEFLHRCRGGLRPEGLIVIKDNVAYEGVIPDDVDSSVCRELALVKSLVTRAGLTIVCEEQQMNFPDEIYQVHQLALR, encoded by the exons ATGGGTGACGGTGTGCAGAATGAGACCGTTTTCTACTCCAAGGCTGAAAACTACTGGAGAGAAGTGGCGCCCACCGTGGATGGCATGCTAGGAGGCTACGGCAAGATCTCTAACATTGACATTGACGGCTCCAAGAAGTTCCTGCAGAAATTCCTTGGC CAGGGTGAAGGGAAGACCGGCAATGGCTGCGCCCTGGACTGTGGCGCCGGAATAGGGCGCATCACCAAGCGACTGCTGCTGCCCCTCTTCAACACTGTGGACTTGGTGGACGTGACTCAGGAGTTCCTGGACCAGGCTAAGGTCTACCTGGGCGACGACAGCAAACGGGTGGAGAACTACTTCTGCCTCGGCCTGCAGGACTTTATCCCACAGGACAGACGCTACGACGTCATCTGGATCCAGTGGGTCATTG GCCACCTGACTGACGACCACCTGGTGGAGTTCCTGCACCGTTGCCGCGGTGGCCTCCGCCCTGAGGGACTAATTGTCATCAAGGACAACGTGGCCTATGAGGGCGTGATCCCCGACGATGTCGACAGCAGCGTGTGCCGGGAACTGGCTCTGGTGAAGAGCCTGGTGACCCGGGCAGGCCTCACTATCGTCTGTGAAGAGCAACAGATGAACTTTCCTGACGAGATCTACCAGGTCCACCAGCTGGCCCTCCGatag
- the ntmt1 gene encoding N-terminal Xaa-Pro-Lys N-methyltransferase 1 isoform X2: MNLCLANARRTLPAIMHSANCKAWWRRNNGLGFPGDTCWREYKTSANHTIMNNIKSASRRGVKKPGRGVGTASTNVTQDRMGDGVQNETVFYSKAENYWREVAPTVDGMLGGYGKISNIDIDGSKKFLQKFLGGEGKTGNGCALDCGAGIGRITKRLLLPLFNTVDLVDVTQEFLDQAKVYLGDDSKRVENYFCLGLQDFIPQDRRYDVIWIQWVIGHLTDDHLVEFLHRCRGGLRPEGLIVIKDNVAYEGVIPDDVDSSVCRELALVKSLVTRAGLTIVCEEQQMNFPDEIYQVHQLALR; this comes from the exons atgAATCTGTGTTTGGccaatgccaggagaacgctacctgccataatgcatagtgccaactgtaaagcttggtggaggaggaataatggtctgg GGTTTCCCGGGGACACATGCTGGAGAGAATACAAGACGTCAGCTAATCATACCATCATGAATAACATCAAGTCGGCATCTCGGAGAGGAGTGAAGAAGCCTGGGAGGGGAGTAGGCACTGCTTCAACCAACGTAACACAAG ATAGGATGGGTGACGGTGTGCAGAATGAGACCGTTTTCTACTCCAAGGCTGAAAACTACTGGAGAGAAGTGGCGCCCACCGTGGATGGCATGCTAGGAGGCTACGGCAAGATCTCTAACATTGACATTGACGGCTCCAAGAAGTTCCTGCAGAAATTCCTTGGC GGTGAAGGGAAGACCGGCAATGGCTGCGCCCTGGACTGTGGCGCCGGAATAGGGCGCATCACCAAGCGACTGCTGCTGCCCCTCTTCAACACTGTGGACTTGGTGGACGTGACTCAGGAGTTCCTGGACCAGGCTAAGGTCTACCTGGGCGACGACAGCAAACGGGTGGAGAACTACTTCTGCCTCGGCCTGCAGGACTTTATCCCACAGGACAGACGCTACGACGTCATCTGGATCCAGTGGGTCATTG GCCACCTGACTGACGACCACCTGGTGGAGTTCCTGCACCGTTGCCGCGGTGGCCTCCGCCCTGAGGGACTAATTGTCATCAAGGACAACGTGGCCTATGAGGGCGTGATCCCCGACGATGTCGACAGCAGCGTGTGCCGGGAACTGGCTCTGGTGAAGAGCCTGGTGACCCGGGCAGGCCTCACTATCGTCTGTGAAGAGCAACAGATGAACTTTCCTGACGAGATCTACCAGGTCCACCAGCTGGCCCTCCGatag
- the ntmt1 gene encoding N-terminal Xaa-Pro-Lys N-methyltransferase 1 isoform X5: MIEVFGDLGLRHRMGDGVQNETVFYSKAENYWREVAPTVDGMLGGYGKISNIDIDGSKKFLQKFLGQGEGKTGNGCALDCGAGIGRITKRLLLPLFNTVDLVDVTQEFLDQAKVYLGDDSKRVENYFCLGLQDFIPQDRRYDVIWIQWVIGHLTDDHLVEFLHRCRGGLRPEGLIVIKDNVAYEGVIPDDVDSSVCRELALVKSLVTRAGLTIVCEEQQMNFPDEIYQVHQLALR; the protein is encoded by the exons ATAGGATGGGTGACGGTGTGCAGAATGAGACCGTTTTCTACTCCAAGGCTGAAAACTACTGGAGAGAAGTGGCGCCCACCGTGGATGGCATGCTAGGAGGCTACGGCAAGATCTCTAACATTGACATTGACGGCTCCAAGAAGTTCCTGCAGAAATTCCTTGGC CAGGGTGAAGGGAAGACCGGCAATGGCTGCGCCCTGGACTGTGGCGCCGGAATAGGGCGCATCACCAAGCGACTGCTGCTGCCCCTCTTCAACACTGTGGACTTGGTGGACGTGACTCAGGAGTTCCTGGACCAGGCTAAGGTCTACCTGGGCGACGACAGCAAACGGGTGGAGAACTACTTCTGCCTCGGCCTGCAGGACTTTATCCCACAGGACAGACGCTACGACGTCATCTGGATCCAGTGGGTCATTG GCCACCTGACTGACGACCACCTGGTGGAGTTCCTGCACCGTTGCCGCGGTGGCCTCCGCCCTGAGGGACTAATTGTCATCAAGGACAACGTGGCCTATGAGGGCGTGATCCCCGACGATGTCGACAGCAGCGTGTGCCGGGAACTGGCTCTGGTGAAGAGCCTGGTGACCCGGGCAGGCCTCACTATCGTCTGTGAAGAGCAACAGATGAACTTTCCTGACGAGATCTACCAGGTCCACCAGCTGGCCCTCCGatag
- the ntmt1 gene encoding N-terminal Xaa-Pro-Lys N-methyltransferase 1 isoform X4: protein MNNIKSASRRGVKKPGRGVGTASTNVTQDRMGDGVQNETVFYSKAENYWREVAPTVDGMLGGYGKISNIDIDGSKKFLQKFLGQGEGKTGNGCALDCGAGIGRITKRLLLPLFNTVDLVDVTQEFLDQAKVYLGDDSKRVENYFCLGLQDFIPQDRRYDVIWIQWVIGHLTDDHLVEFLHRCRGGLRPEGLIVIKDNVAYEGVIPDDVDSSVCRELALVKSLVTRAGLTIVCEEQQMNFPDEIYQVHQLALR, encoded by the exons ATGAATAACATCAAGTCGGCATCTCGGAGAGGAGTGAAGAAGCCTGGGAGGGGAGTAGGCACTGCTTCAACCAACGTAACACAAG ATAGGATGGGTGACGGTGTGCAGAATGAGACCGTTTTCTACTCCAAGGCTGAAAACTACTGGAGAGAAGTGGCGCCCACCGTGGATGGCATGCTAGGAGGCTACGGCAAGATCTCTAACATTGACATTGACGGCTCCAAGAAGTTCCTGCAGAAATTCCTTGGC CAGGGTGAAGGGAAGACCGGCAATGGCTGCGCCCTGGACTGTGGCGCCGGAATAGGGCGCATCACCAAGCGACTGCTGCTGCCCCTCTTCAACACTGTGGACTTGGTGGACGTGACTCAGGAGTTCCTGGACCAGGCTAAGGTCTACCTGGGCGACGACAGCAAACGGGTGGAGAACTACTTCTGCCTCGGCCTGCAGGACTTTATCCCACAGGACAGACGCTACGACGTCATCTGGATCCAGTGGGTCATTG GCCACCTGACTGACGACCACCTGGTGGAGTTCCTGCACCGTTGCCGCGGTGGCCTCCGCCCTGAGGGACTAATTGTCATCAAGGACAACGTGGCCTATGAGGGCGTGATCCCCGACGATGTCGACAGCAGCGTGTGCCGGGAACTGGCTCTGGTGAAGAGCCTGGTGACCCGGGCAGGCCTCACTATCGTCTGTGAAGAGCAACAGATGAACTTTCCTGACGAGATCTACCAGGTCCACCAGCTGGCCCTCCGatag
- the ntmt1 gene encoding N-terminal Xaa-Pro-Lys N-methyltransferase 1 isoform X3, translated as MIEVFGDLGLRRFPGDTCWREYKTSANHTIMNNIKSASRRGVKKPGRGVGTASTNVTQDRMGDGVQNETVFYSKAENYWREVAPTVDGMLGGYGKISNIDIDGSKKFLQKFLGQGEGKTGNGCALDCGAGIGRITKRLLLPLFNTVDLVDVTQEFLDQAKVYLGDDSKRVENYFCLGLQDFIPQDRRYDVIWIQWVIGHLTDDHLVEFLHRCRGGLRPEGLIVIKDNVAYEGVIPDDVDSSVCRELALVKSLVTRAGLTIVCEEQQMNFPDEIYQVHQLALR; from the exons GGTTTCCCGGGGACACATGCTGGAGAGAATACAAGACGTCAGCTAATCATACCATCATGAATAACATCAAGTCGGCATCTCGGAGAGGAGTGAAGAAGCCTGGGAGGGGAGTAGGCACTGCTTCAACCAACGTAACACAAG ATAGGATGGGTGACGGTGTGCAGAATGAGACCGTTTTCTACTCCAAGGCTGAAAACTACTGGAGAGAAGTGGCGCCCACCGTGGATGGCATGCTAGGAGGCTACGGCAAGATCTCTAACATTGACATTGACGGCTCCAAGAAGTTCCTGCAGAAATTCCTTGGC CAGGGTGAAGGGAAGACCGGCAATGGCTGCGCCCTGGACTGTGGCGCCGGAATAGGGCGCATCACCAAGCGACTGCTGCTGCCCCTCTTCAACACTGTGGACTTGGTGGACGTGACTCAGGAGTTCCTGGACCAGGCTAAGGTCTACCTGGGCGACGACAGCAAACGGGTGGAGAACTACTTCTGCCTCGGCCTGCAGGACTTTATCCCACAGGACAGACGCTACGACGTCATCTGGATCCAGTGGGTCATTG GCCACCTGACTGACGACCACCTGGTGGAGTTCCTGCACCGTTGCCGCGGTGGCCTCCGCCCTGAGGGACTAATTGTCATCAAGGACAACGTGGCCTATGAGGGCGTGATCCCCGACGATGTCGACAGCAGCGTGTGCCGGGAACTGGCTCTGGTGAAGAGCCTGGTGACCCGGGCAGGCCTCACTATCGTCTGTGAAGAGCAACAGATGAACTTTCCTGACGAGATCTACCAGGTCCACCAGCTGGCCCTCCGatag
- the ntmt1 gene encoding N-terminal Xaa-Pro-Lys N-methyltransferase 1 isoform X1, translating into MNLCLANARRTLPAIMHSANCKAWWRRNNGLGFPGDTCWREYKTSANHTIMNNIKSASRRGVKKPGRGVGTASTNVTQDRMGDGVQNETVFYSKAENYWREVAPTVDGMLGGYGKISNIDIDGSKKFLQKFLGQGEGKTGNGCALDCGAGIGRITKRLLLPLFNTVDLVDVTQEFLDQAKVYLGDDSKRVENYFCLGLQDFIPQDRRYDVIWIQWVIGHLTDDHLVEFLHRCRGGLRPEGLIVIKDNVAYEGVIPDDVDSSVCRELALVKSLVTRAGLTIVCEEQQMNFPDEIYQVHQLALR; encoded by the exons atgAATCTGTGTTTGGccaatgccaggagaacgctacctgccataatgcatagtgccaactgtaaagcttggtggaggaggaataatggtctgg GGTTTCCCGGGGACACATGCTGGAGAGAATACAAGACGTCAGCTAATCATACCATCATGAATAACATCAAGTCGGCATCTCGGAGAGGAGTGAAGAAGCCTGGGAGGGGAGTAGGCACTGCTTCAACCAACGTAACACAAG ATAGGATGGGTGACGGTGTGCAGAATGAGACCGTTTTCTACTCCAAGGCTGAAAACTACTGGAGAGAAGTGGCGCCCACCGTGGATGGCATGCTAGGAGGCTACGGCAAGATCTCTAACATTGACATTGACGGCTCCAAGAAGTTCCTGCAGAAATTCCTTGGC CAGGGTGAAGGGAAGACCGGCAATGGCTGCGCCCTGGACTGTGGCGCCGGAATAGGGCGCATCACCAAGCGACTGCTGCTGCCCCTCTTCAACACTGTGGACTTGGTGGACGTGACTCAGGAGTTCCTGGACCAGGCTAAGGTCTACCTGGGCGACGACAGCAAACGGGTGGAGAACTACTTCTGCCTCGGCCTGCAGGACTTTATCCCACAGGACAGACGCTACGACGTCATCTGGATCCAGTGGGTCATTG GCCACCTGACTGACGACCACCTGGTGGAGTTCCTGCACCGTTGCCGCGGTGGCCTCCGCCCTGAGGGACTAATTGTCATCAAGGACAACGTGGCCTATGAGGGCGTGATCCCCGACGATGTCGACAGCAGCGTGTGCCGGGAACTGGCTCTGGTGAAGAGCCTGGTGACCCGGGCAGGCCTCACTATCGTCTGTGAAGAGCAACAGATGAACTTTCCTGACGAGATCTACCAGGTCCACCAGCTGGCCCTCCGatag